A genomic region of Nymphaea colorata isolate Beijing-Zhang1983 chromosome 2, ASM883128v2, whole genome shotgun sequence contains the following coding sequences:
- the LOC116248322 gene encoding uncharacterized protein LOC116248322, producing MGATDEVAETEQNNNVDGGKDDEDESGGGVHEEKENEDQHENKDNQQSQLSVARLQSPSPAPPLQVVVSRDAPQATPLSVISSQATPLSVPFSTPQGSIGSRAASLNRTACTDGVTLMFFIVHLLVVLVAMSYFTMKAIQLAIRDGKHMVLLQYWVPQISVAAFAAFVFATVWQQCIRRWPGEMVRLILWSGCGINFVAGLLLICFSIPACAGAGFVLLFFSICQALYACWVNPRIEYAMRILRKAMETSSKFPQLSRPCYSILFIALVWACLWGLTVVGALSFYFPPLTIIGLILSLAWTMEVLRNIVVITVSRVISLFYLRGMQASVQFSFHRAITMTLGTACLGSLCVPTIEALRIIARALNLLEGEDEFMFSCAHCCYRVMEVIFRYGNNWAFVWVATYGRGFVSASRSCYELFQRNGMEPLLDSDITSSLCFLSGVSTGSLCVIICGSWTFSIRRDFTVTVSLISFFIGYLMTRISLALPQACVSAYYVCYAENPQSRFFDQTIPERMELIANGGDKTAVRLTAYSR from the exons ATGGGGGCAACCGATGAG GTCGCAGAGACTGAGCAGAACAACAATGTTGATGGTGgcaaagatgatgaagatgagagtgGTGGTGGTGttcatgaagagaaagaaaatgaggacCAACATGAAAATAAGGACAATCAACAGAGTCAGTTGTCCGTGGCAAGACTGCAATCTCCGTCGCCTGCTCCTCCTTTACAAGTGGTAGTTAGCCGTGATGCTCCTCAGGCTACCCCCCTTTCAGTGATCTCCTCTCAAGCTACTCCCCTCTCAGTCCCTTTCTCCACTCCTCAG GGATCAATTGGAAGCAGAGCTGCTAGTTTGAACAGGACGGCGTGCACCGACGGTGTGACCTTAATGTTTTTCATCGTTCACTTACTTGTTGTCCTTGTGGCCATGAGCTATTTCACCATGAAAGCCATACAGCTCGCCATAAGAGATGGGAAGCATATGGTTCTCTTACAGTATTGGGTGCCCCAGATATCTGTAGCGGCGTTTGCTGCCTTTGTTTTCGCAACAGTGTGGCAACAATGCATCAGGAGATGGCCAGGGGAGATGGTGAGGTTAATTCTGTGGAGTGGATGTGGCATAAACTTTGTTGCAGGACTGCTTCTCATTTGCTTCTCCATCCCTGCTTGTGCTGGGGCGGGCTTTGTTCTGTTGTTCTTCTCAATATGCCAGGCGCTCTACGCTTGTTGGGTGAACCCCAGAATAGAGTATGCCATGAGAATCCTAAGGAAGGCCATGGAAACCTCTTCAAAGTTCCCACAGCTATCTCGTCCCTGTTATTCGATTCTTTTCATAGCCCTTGTCTGGGCTTGCCTCTGGGGTTTGACTGTAGTTGGGGCACTCAGCTTCTATTTCCCACCTCTTACAATCATAGGTCTAATCCTTAGTCTTGCTTGGACCATGGAGGTGCTGAGAAATATAGTAGTTATAACAGTAAGCAGagttatttcattattttaccTGAGGGGTATGCAGGCAAGTGTTCAGTTTTCATTCCATAGGGCTATAACCATGACTCTAGGAACTGCCTGCTTGGGCTCCCTGTGTGTTCCAACCATTGAAGCACTAAGGATCATTGCCAGAGCGCTGAACTTGTTGGAAGGGGAGGATGAGTTTATGTTCTCCTGTGCTCACTGCTGCTACAGAGTCATGGAGGTCATCTTCCGATACGGCAACAACTGGGCCTTCGTCTGGGTTGCGACCTATGGGAGGGGGTTTGTGAGTGCCTCAAGAAGCTGCTATGAGCTGTTTCAGAGGAATGGCATGGAGCCCCTGCTTGACTCAGACATCACTAGCTCGCTCTGCTTTCTTAGTGGAGTTTCCACAGGGTCCCTTTGTGTGATAATTTGTGGGTCCTGGACCTTCAGTATAAGAAGGGATTTTACTGTAACAGTTTCACTCATCTCCTTTTTCATTGGGTACCTTATG ACACGGATAAGCTTGGCACTGCCACAGGCCTGTGTTAGTGCTTACTACGTGTGCTATGCAGAGAACCCACAAAGTAGGTTCTTTGATCAGACAATACCTGAAAGAATGGAGCTGATAGCTAATGGAGGGGACAAGACAGCAGTTCGGTTGACAGCATATTCCAGATAG